The Malus domestica chromosome 10, GDT2T_hap1 nucleotide sequence GACATAACTGTACCttaaaatttcaatttcaaagCACAATAACTAAGGGCCAGTAAATAATTCATTTCATTGTTTTGACATGAAAAATCCAATTAGGTATGACCTTAAAAAATTGATCTCTAAGTTGTTCTAAGTTCGAATCCACGAGAAGATATTATAAGTGACCCGTTGTTACAGTAATTATTATAGGGAGAATGGGGAGATGTACAACTTACTTGGGTTAGTTTTAGTGACAGCGGCAGTTCCCCCAAAATTGCAAGCAATATCTGAATTCCCGTTCTGCTGATAAAAATTATTGAAAGCATAAGAGGCATGAGATACCAGAGTATCTGGTTCGTAACACGCTCCACCTTGTTGAATTGGCTTGCAGTCTGCCATTCCCAATCCACAGGCCCAGTCTAATGCATTCTGCAAATCGGCTTGGGAAACCCCGGGAAGGGCTACGCACCATGTTGTGCCATCAAGGAATGTTGTGTTCCCTTCTGGCGGTGACAATGTGGTGTCTGGTATTGCTCCATCTTGCAGCGCCacttccattgatgaaactaAAAATTTGCAGAAAGATCGAAAAATGTTTCATCAGGGTGACTTCATTGGTCAttgtttatataaaatctaGCCGGGTCACGGACGGTTTGAGTTCATAAAATGATTGATCCTATTTGAAATTAGCTTAAACATATATGTGCATTGGTCTATCATCTGTGTAGCTCATCCAACATTATGTACAAGGTGGGTAGAGATTCAGTAAAATAAATCTTCAAGTTCAGGTAAACTACCTACAAACTCAAGCAACAAAACATAAAGAAAAGTGGATAGCTAACCCTAAACTTGAATAATACAAGGGAAAAAGTGGCCTAGAAGATCATGTGCCTCATGCTCACAAAGGATAGGAATTTCAGTAGGTTTGTTTGACTAGGGTATCTCTCACAGCGAGTGGAACCAACATAGAGTCGGGCGAAACCAATATACGGGGATATCATGTTTTTATGAGTAATACCCTACATTCCATGAAACATGGGTGCCTGCCTTGAgactacttttcttttctttttggttcaaaaattggtGACAGAAACAGAAGGGTTGGCCTACTTCCCAAGCAATTACATATTTTTCCCTAACAAAAAATCCTTCCCTTGCTTATAAAATGTAAGTGGTTAtggtaaataaatataaaaattaaaacttttagTACTAGATGAGAGCATGTTCATCCCTTTATCACATAAACTGTTGATGCAAATCTCAGAATGTTTCTCtccaatattttttaaataaaataattctgTAAGCTTCAAATGTCCATATTCAACTGTATGTTTTCTGGGAAACAGAtcataaaacaaatatataaaccTGACCAGAAACTGCCAACTTCTAAACAACAAGATctcaaaacaaaaatacaaaaacaaataaat carries:
- the LOC103446134 gene encoding major pollen allergen Ole e 10-like: MLSSSMRKKLWVLVLQCLLLMGCHLVSSMEVALQDGAIPDTTLSPPEGNTTFLDGTTWCVALPGVSQADLQNALDWACGLGMADCKPIQQGGACYEPDTLVSHASYAFNNFYQQNGNSDIACNFGGTAAVTKTNPSHGKCVYAAPGSVGSAAPPFSKQNPSSLWWQLACLLLPLYLGS